The segment GGGCCGCACCGGGCGGAGCCGAACTGGCCCCAAGACGCGGCGCAGAACGAGCGCCGAGCGCGTGGTCTGGCGCCTCAGTAGCTCGCCGATCGGCCGCAGGCGCTCCGCGATCCACTCGATCGGAGGCGCCTCGAAGACTGCTTCCGCCGTCGCCTCGAGGGTCCCGATCTCGACCCGTAGGCGATCGACCTCACGCTCGGCCTCCTCGAGTGCCTGCCCGAGGGCCTTGGTGCCCTTCCCCTCGGCGATGAACTCGATGAAGTTCGCCACCCGACGCTCCTCGACGTCGAACTTGCCTCGCGTGAGCTTCAGCGCTTCGGGCACGTCGGCGTGGAGTCGTTTCACCTCGATCTCGACGCGCTCGAGCACGTAGCGGATCGAGGCCGCGTCCGAGACACGCTCCCGGACGGCCGCAAGAACGCACTTCTCGGCGATCGTGCGACGAACCAGGAGCTTGTTGTCGCAAGTGGCTTTCGGTGCGCCGAGACACCCGTAGTAGCCGCCGCTCTTGCCGCTCACCTGGCCCATCGACTTGCCGCATTCGGCGCACCGAAGGAGTCCGGAAAGGAGATGCGGGGGGTTCGTCTCGACGTAGCTCCGCTGGCGACTTCGGGAGCCCTTCTTGTCACGACGAGCGGGCCAGACTCGGTCGACCTCCTGCCAACGGCGCGTCACCTGTTCCCAGCAGTCGGCGGTGACGATCCGAAGCGCCTCGTCTTCACGGATGTCCCACTCGGATTCCGGTTTGGGAATTCGGCGCTTGCGGCCGGTGAGAGGATCGCGGCGCGTTTCGGTCCGATTCCACACCCACCGGCCAATGTACTTCTCGTTTTTTAGGATCCGGCTCACCGTAGACGGCGACCAGCGCTTCCGGAGGCCGGTGCGCCCGGGCACGCCGCGCGCGTTCAGATTCGCGACGATGGCCTTGATTGAGATGCCGCCCGCAAAGTCTCGGAAGATCTGTCGAACGACGTCGACCTCAGGCGGGTAGGGCCGCATCCGGTAACCCTCCGGGCGAGGCCGGCCCCGCCGGTCGACGCGCATCTCCCCGACAGGCTCGGAGCGATACCCGAACGTCGCTTCGCCGACGGAGAATCCACGAGCCTTCTGCCCCTTCTGTCCCCGGAGCGTCTTCTCGCGCAGATCGTCGAGGAAGAGCTCGTTCACGATGCCGCGCATCTGGAAGCCGAGCTTGGAGCGATCGTCTTCACTGTCTAGGCTGTCGGCGCGCGAGAGGATCCGGACGCCGTGGAAGCGGAACTCGGCGTAGAGGGTGAGGAGGTAGTGGTTGTCCCTAGAGAGACGTGAGAGGTCGTCGATGAGGAGGGTTTCGAAAGCCCCGTCCGCGGCTGCCGCCCGTAGGCGGTCCAAGCCGGCCCTGGCACGAAGCGCGCCCGACTTGGCTTCGTCGGTGAAGATGTGGCTCGGATCGACAGTGAGGTCGTGTTGAGATGCCAGACCTCGACACGAGCGGACCTGGTCGTCGATGCTCTCAGGGCGCTGGTTGTCGGAGGAGTAGCGTGCGTAGATCGCCGCTCTCATGCGCTCTCGGAATCCTGGCTGTCGAGCGAGAGCGCGTGCCGCCGCCGTGCGCTGTACTCCTCAGCGAGGAGGCGCGCGAGATGGTCCAGGACAGGGCGCATGTCCGCTGGCGGAGAGGCAGGCGGCGTTCCGGGCACCCTCACATCTGAGTCTGACCTCATTTGACCCCTACTATGCCCATGGGTACAGTAGGGGTCAATGGGTGAATTCTGCTTGGGATCTGGCTGCCGAACGCTGTACCCGTGCAGCGCTCGCGTGCTAACCCGTGCCCGTGCCGACGCGAGTCCCCAAAGGGAAGGTGCTGTTAACGGTCGCGATCGACCCAGAGCTCCGAGACGCCGCGAGAAAGGCCGCGAAGGCCGAGGAGGTCACACTGACAGTCCTGGTAGCGCGAGCTCTTCGGGAGCACCTGGTTCGGAACGGGAGCAGATCTCGACGACGGCCCGACACGAAGGATTGACGATCGCCGCGGCTCCTTGGGGTTGGCGTGGGGATGGGGCTTCGCACGACATCGCCCCTTTCGTCGCCGTCGGCTGCTGCGCGACGACCGGCAGAAGTAATTGTCGCTGATCCCGCGGGGAGGAAACCGGCACGCCTGAAGAGCTCGTGCTTGTCTTCGGGGGTTGACACCTCCGTGTCCGCAATCTGCTTTCGGATCTCATCGAGGCGGCTTTTGGCCCATTCTCGGTCCGCCTTCTTCGCCCAGGGGTACCTGCCTTCCGAACCGATGGTCAAGATCGTCTTGGTGTGAAAGAGCTCGCCTTCTCCGAACTGCTTCACGTAATCCGGGTCCGAGCAGACGAGGTGCAGGTGTACCAACGGCTCGAGCATGCCTCTGAGCAGCGTTTCGGCTTGCAAGCAGATGACCTGCCCCGCGTTTTCGGCCCGGCGCAGAGACGGCGATCTCGGAGTAGAAGTTCATGTTCGAGGGGATCCAGGAGTTCGTCGAGCCCTCGCGGGCGTCGGGAGAGCCGCTCCTGTTCAAGGGGCGAGACTTCGCCCTAAGCGACAGCGAACCGGCACTGGGCTGAGGCTGGCGGTAGCAGACATCAACGGCCCCATTGGCCCGCCGGCCACTTCGTGCACTGGGCCGCGCCCGACGTCGTCTCCGACACCTCGCCATCCAGGTGGGGCGTTGCGGGTTTTCGCGGACTACCGGGTCGTGGGTGCTGACGCGGGCCGGGGCGCGATCAAGACGCCAGGGTGGCGGAGCCCGATCTTGCGCCGGCTCGTCGCAGTGGGCCGCCCCGGGGCCGTGATCTCCGCGTACAACACGAAGCCCGTCTCGTCGGGAATGTCGATGATGAGGACGGCCTCCTCACGACCGATCGCGGGCACGATGACCTCCTGCTCCGCGGAAGCCGCGAGTTGCCGGCCATCGGACGACGCGGCGATGACTCGAATGCGGCCACGCACCGGCTCGTGTTCGTCGTTGATCACCGTCACGGGGACTTCGACTCGCTCGCCGCGTTCGTAGAACGCATCCGACCAGCGCTCCAGATAGATCGCGACGGGAGCGAACGCATCGCGTGCATAGCGCCGCCAGCGAGGTTCGAGCACTAGGTTCGGGACGTCTACGAAGTTGTCGCAGGTGTGGCTAGCGTCCTTTGGCTCCCAGTCGTCGCGGACGGTCTCCGGGTCGGTGCACTTGCCGAGGTACAGGAAGTGTTGCACGCCCGCGTAGCCGCGCCGTGTTCGCCACAGTCCCGTGAGTTCGGAGATGACGTAGGCGTACATCTCGCGTCGTTCCTCTGGCGAAAGCTCTGCTCCGCCGGAGAGTCTCTCGAATGCCTTCTTCGTGAGTGGGGTCGGCTTGCGCCCGTCCCTCGTATGCCAGAGCCAGCCGTACTCGTTGTTGATGTAGGGATGATTGCCGGCGTTTGGGTCTTCCCAGGTGGAGAACACCCCCGTCCCGGCCTTCAGTGGCGGTCGACCCGGGTGATGG is part of the Candidatus Binatia bacterium genome and harbors:
- a CDS encoding recombinase family protein, producing the protein MRAAIYARYSSDNQRPESIDDQVRSCRGLASQHDLTVDPSHIFTDEAKSGALRARAGLDRLRAAAADGAFETLLIDDLSRLSRDNHYLLTLYAEFRFHGVRILSRADSLDSEDDRSKLGFQMRGIVNELFLDDLREKTLRGQKGQKARGFSVGEATFGYRSEPVGEMRVDRRGRPRPEGYRMRPYPPEVDVVRQIFRDFAGGISIKAIVANLNARGVPGRTGLRKRWSPSTVSRILKNEKYIGRWVWNRTETRRDPLTGRKRRIPKPESEWDIREDEALRIVTADCWEQVTRRWQEVDRVWPARRDKKGSRSRQRSYVETNPPHLLSGLLRCAECGKSMGQVSGKSGGYYGCLGAPKATCDNKLLVRRTIAEKCVLAAVRERVSDAASIRYVLERVEIEVKRLHADVPEALKLTRGKFDVEERRVANFIEFIAEGKGTKALGQALEEAEREVDRLRVEIGTLEATAEAVFEAPPIEWIAERLRPIGELLRRQTTRSALVLRRVLGPVRLRPVRPEVGKPYYQAETALEVLDLLAQAESSEGGSNWSQQWRRGESKIPWRVGLSTSQHFFSTWALEKSSRTPAAARLLPATGRHMKESAVSQRGFTPLVILACVAACADGFGGTRRLLHA